Part of the Tetragenococcus koreensis genome, TGCTTATTTCAAAGTTTATTTCCCGATACTTTATTATTGTGCTTATTTCTCAGTTCGGGCGGATGATTTTGATCTAGTTGCGATGAGTAAAGGAAAAGATGCCGTAAAAGAACGGATGAAAGAAATAACCGATAAAGGTATGGATGCTTCCGCTAAAGAAAAAAATCTGTTAACAGTTCTTGAACTATGTAATGAGATGTTAGAACGTGGTTATGAATTTGGCATGATTGATTTATATAAATCAGACGCTGTCAATTTTGTCATCGAAGATAATAAACTGATTGCGCCACTCAGAGCCGTTCCAAGTTTAGGGACCAATGTAGCTAAACAAATTGTAAAAGCACGAGAAGATGGTCCGTTTCTATCAAAAGAAGACCTTGCAAACCGTGCAAAAGTTTCAAAAACATTAATAGATTATATGTCAGATAATGGTGTTTTAAACGATTTACCTGATGAAAACCAATTATCGTTGTTTGATATGTTATAAACACAATAAAACAAATGAGGTCATCTCTAACTTTTGATAGGTGGAGATGACCTTTTGTTTTAAAATAAAAAATGAGCTTTGTTGCCCTAAGTCAGCAAAGAAGGGGCCGCAAATTTCCTACCATTTTTTACATTAATGAAAAATTGATTCCTCTAGCAAAAAGTTATAAACTAAAGGGAAATGCACGAAGGGGTGGGGAAATGTATACCGTGACAAGTATCCGTAAATTAAAAGGCATTTTTTACCAAGTAACTCTTGATAACCAGGAGAAAATCAGAGTTTCTGAAGATCTATTGGTTCGTTTCCGATTATTAAAGGGCAGCGAATTAACAGCTGAAAAATTAGCAGAAGTCAAAGAACAAGCCAGTTACGATTATGGGTTACAAGCAGCGTTAAATTATATTAGTTACCAATTACGCACCGAAAAAGAAGTTCGCACTTATTTGCAAAAAAAAGAGGTCCCCTTAGAAGACCGGCATAAGATTGTTGCTCGCTTAAAAGAACTTGATGTATTAAACGATCAGACGTATGCTGTGAGCTACGTTCGTACTCAAATTCGTTTAAGTGATAAAGGCCCAAGTAATTTAACTCAACAACTGCGTAAAAAAGGAGTACAAGATGATTTGATTGCAGAAGCAATGGAGTTATACACGCCGGAATTACAAGCAGAGATTGCAGCACGTACGGCAGCTAAAGGGTTGAAAAAAATACGTGGGAAAAGTTATCGCGAAACTTTACAGAAACTACATTTGAACTTAACTAAAAAAGGATTTAATCAAGATATTATCCAACAAGCGATGGATCAGCTTGAATATGAAATTGATGAAACGCAAGAATGGGAAATTTTACAAAAAGAAGGACAAAAGCTGTTGCAACGCGACCATTCTAAGGATTATAGCAAGAAAAAAATGAAAATCAAGCAAAAATTATATCAAAAAGGTTTTGCTGCTGATTTGATTCAACAATTTATTGATGAGGAAGTTTTAGATGAAAAGTAAGATGTGGGATGAACAAACAATCCATGCCTTTCAGACAACTTTGCTAGATTGGTATCATCAAAACAAAAGGAACTTGCCCTGGCGTGCTGATACGAATCCTTATAAGGTATGGATCTCAGAAATTATGTTACAACAAACGCGGGTAGACACGGTGATC contains:
- the recX gene encoding recombination regulator RecX, which produces MYTVTSIRKLKGIFYQVTLDNQEKIRVSEDLLVRFRLLKGSELTAEKLAEVKEQASYDYGLQAALNYISYQLRTEKEVRTYLQKKEVPLEDRHKIVARLKELDVLNDQTYAVSYVRTQIRLSDKGPSNLTQQLRKKGVQDDLIAEAMELYTPELQAEIAARTAAKGLKKIRGKSYRETLQKLHLNLTKKGFNQDIIQQAMDQLEYEIDETQEWEILQKEGQKLLQRDHSKDYSKKKMKIKQKLYQKGFAADLIQQFIDEEVLDEK